The sequence below is a genomic window from Nicotiana tomentosiformis chromosome 6, ASM39032v3, whole genome shotgun sequence.
agtatttataacttgtctgcaaaatttagtgcaaaacggaattgatttgacgtgattcagacgtccgattGAGAAATTGCATGCTCTTAAGTTTTATTggaaatttcattcgttttggtatCCGATTTATAAttgtaggtgttattttggtattttgatcacacgaccaagttcgtatgatatttttggacttgtgtgcgcatttggtttggatccccgagggctcatGTGAGTTTCGAATATGCTACGGATCTCTTTGAACTTAGGGAAACAAATGCTGGTTTAGcttttgctggtttctggtgcatgcttcttcgcgatcgcgaagatactcccgcgatcgcaaagagtagTTTGGGACTTGGGTGatttttttcttcgcgaacgcaaagtactggacgcgaacgcgaagtggaGGGGGgcttgcccttcgcgaacgcgtctgtaccttcgcaaacgcgaagcattGTGGGCTTTGGGGGAATTGGGCTTGTGTGCTACGCGAACGCAATCACTGGGTCGCGAACACGATGGTCAGGGGGGAAGAACCATCGTGAACGCGGGGCACATCTCGCAAACGCATAGGCCATTTGGGTCACTGTGCATCGCAAACGCGgcagacccttcgcgaacgcgaagaagccCTGACGCCCAGACTTTAAAACATTTCAAATacgggatttcacccatttttcaccatcttttcattagagctcggcctagaggcgatttggagaagaaatttcatcaccctttcataggttagtgtactttaacttattttcttccatttccatcatcacccattaatttctagccttaatctttgttctttcatgatagaaaattagggatttgggaagaattagggttttttgtaaatttggaatttagacctcaaattgaggtcggatttcaaaataaattacataattgGGATCGGGGGTAAATAGGTAAATGAGTTTTGGTCataatctcgggttttgaccaagcgggcccgaggttgactttggttgactttttgaaaaaagtgtaaagatcttaactttatgtattgtaattgattttttagcattatttgatgttattgagtcaattttggttagattcggttggtttggaggcagagtttagaggaaaggcctcggtagagctttgatttgcttgcaaaacgaggtaagtgttgggtctaaccttaatttgagggaattaggaacatgtgctatgtgaattacatgtgttgcggcatatatgcgaggtgacgagtgtatatatgccgtcaaaatatttattttcatgcttttccgtatttcattaattattttattccatgtcttGACTGTTACATGTTTAATTGCTTCATATGCCTTAGtttgctacttgtcatttattattctcaTATTAAAAATGTTAGATTCTCCAATGCTTTCATgatttaattgctacttgccttaattgacttacttgtacactttaactgtCATATATTCGGCTcgtcttgttgcttagtataaATTGTAGCGCTTCTTGATTTggtatgagattttctttatggCTTTACTTTCATATTCTGTATTCGTAGAGcttcttgtgaattgagttgcGGAAATTATtacatttgttgactttttgttatggatcaggttgcacgccgcaacatgtggaATAAGAGAGGATTGATAttgtatggtgggatcgggttgcgcgccgcaacaggtgaaataagggaggattaatatgatgaaataagggaggattatgatattaactTTGATTatatagtgggatcgggttgcgcgtcgcaatatattttacttattattattgttattgatatggtgaaataagcgAGGATCATGTTTGTACggtgagatcgggttgcgcgccgcaacaatttgtgtgttttgtattACTTGTTTTAGTGTTTTGGCTTCGGTGTTTTCATAGGAGATTCTGGGGATTTGTAATTCTAGTTTTACTAGTTTTCGAGGATTGAGGTTACTGTCATGAGTTAACTGCTTTATTTTcctgttttgttttctttcatGTGATTATAattatattgcgtacaggttattgcaagtgacccgccttagcctcgtcactacttcatcgaggttaggctcgacacttacagagtacatggggtcggttgtactaatactacactctgcacttcttgtgcagacttTGGAGTCGGTCCCAGTGGCGGTTAGTAGATTGCTCGGATCAGACATCTAACGGAGACTTGAGATACATCTGCTCAGcattcgcagccctgaagtccccttctactttatcctaACTGTTTACTTCTTTTCAGACaattttactttcattcagaTCATTATatgtattattctagtcgctcgtgcacttgtaacacccGTTCTGGGTTGTATTTAGATATTCCAGTTTTTATGACTTTTCACACTTTATTTCAGTTCTATTGCAGTTATTTCAGTTTAATTGACATCAGTTAATTTGATTTGTTCCAAATGGCTTaaaactattctaacgttggcttgcctaacaagtgaaatgttaggcgccatcacggtcccgagggtgaaaattctgggtcgtgacaatgaagTTCCAGGCACATCTGATACTGCAGAGGTTCGTCCAGTTCGAGACGTACATCAGGTAGATGAATAAGATATAGGTTGTCTCAAGTTAGtattttttttaccctttaataaaatattattatttaaactttaaataatttattttatcgtATATTGAAAGAGGTATTACCTTTAGTTACCCATCCGTCGGCTATAGCAGACCCGTTTAGTGCTGCAATCCCGCTAGGAGATTTCCCCAAGGATTCCGTAGAAGTACATGTTATACTTTActattatttactttattcatTTTACTTCAATTATTTGtcaataatttttaatatttatatatgATTTTTTAGCTCCCATGGGCACCTGTGATGGATTTAGTAGATTGTGATACCCGTCTGCCAGAGATATCACAACTGGGCGAGAGAGTGGTTCATTCAGGAGATCTCCTCTAACATCTTGTAGATGAGTCCGTTCAGTGTCCCATTGAGACACAGGTTTGCCTATAAAAACACTTAATTTATTCAATATTTGtcaaaaaattgaatttttataTAGTTTTTTTGTAGCTTCCTTCGACGCTGGCAGACTCCTCTATAGATCCGAATAGCATTCCTGTTGAGTATCCAATTGAGCCAAATACAGTGGGTAGGTTATTTCACTTCGATAGAAGCATATCATTGCCAAAAAGAAGGGGAGAAAAGAGTCTACTCTTCCCAATGATTATACTATAGAATACCCTCTGATAAAGAGGCAATGAGATGAGAATGACCTTGATACTATGGGTTGTTGGAAGGGTATGCACCTTAGGCCGACAAATACGCTAAGGTATGTGGGAGTGGAACCCACTGAATCTGCTAGATTTTGTATTTAATActtcaaatattactttttgactatatattattttattgttaatATACTACCTTAACGGTTTATtatttatgtaaatattattttatcattagtGGATAAGTAAAAATTGGAATAAATCGTACATATTTAATTTGCATAAACACACcatatttcttttaaaaatcaCACTTATAATAACTATTAAAGAATCTATAATACAAGACATAGTTAAAGTATTGGTAATGCATAATACATTACTTAAAACTTAAAACAAACAACAATATTAAGGTAGTCATGTGGTTCTTCAGTCTTCATCATCTATTATTCTCTGCTTCAACcactgaaattatttttgaaactgATTATTCTTTTCTTTAGCTTCTTTCAGTTTTCCCTTCAAATGCCTCTACCTCTTTATTAgtattgtaattttttttttgaatttttagatCTTCTTTTCGTACTCTCGGGTACATTTCCAAAGTTCTAGCATCATTGATTTATAGTATTCATGCTGAAAGGGTTTATcagaagggcgttatgaggttcgcaaagaagggcaagctgagcccaaggttcattggtccctttgaggtgttgcggcgagttggggaggttgcttatgaggttgccttacctcccagtctagcaagaGTCCATCCAGTATTCTATGTTTCTaagctctggaagtatcacggcgatccggctcatgtgttggatttcagcttaatccagttggacaaagatctatcttatgttgaggagccagtggctattctggataggcatgttcgaaagctgaggtcaaagaacattattTCCGTGAAGGCTCAGTGGAGGGGTTAGCCAgtcaaggaggcaacttgggagaccgagcaggatatgcgcagccattaccctcatcttttcaccacttcaggtatgtctttatgctcgtttgagaacgaacgattgttttaagaggggggatataatgacccggctggtcgttttgagagttatagccccgatcccctatttactgcttttcccgtatctgttttagcttatgtgacttgccgggatattttgttttggtttttggggtgttttgggacacttagtccctaaacggaagtttaagtcttaggattttatccgtagtcggaactgtgtgaagatgacttcgaaatggagtttcgtcgattccgttagctccgtttgatattttggacttagggtcATGTCctgattgtattttggaggtctgtaactcatttaggcttgaaatggcgaaagtcaattttttggagattttgaccggtagtggactttttaatatcggggtcagaatccaatttcagaagttggagtaggtccgtaatgttgaatacgacttgtgtgcaaaatttgtggtcaatcggacgtggtttagttagtttcgacatcggttgtcgattttagaagtttcaagttctttaaatttgaatcgtaggatgatttgtgattttagcattgtttgatgtggtttgaaggctcgactaagttcgtatagtattttaggattggtttgtatgtttggttggggtcccaagggcctcgggtgtgtttcggatgcttaacggaagaaATATTGGACTTAGAAAATTGCTGAAGCCTTCAGgcatctggtatttttgcacctgcggtggggagaccgcagttTTGGGGCCGCACGTGCGGATGATTAAGCGCAGAAGAGGTTTTGGAAGGaatggtcaggggtcgcaggtgcgaggtgagttccgcatttgcgatgcccgCATATGCGCTAGAGAGATTGAAGGAGTGgtggaggaccgcagaagcggacataggTCTACATGTGCGACCTTTTGATCGCAGGAGCGGGCGATGAGTTTTAAGTGAGAACCGTACatgcgagggaatttccgcatGTGCGGTTGAAGGCCCACAGAAGCGGTTTGACTGGCAGAAAAATGGCcaagtgcgagggtttgatttcattcttcatttttggacttgagagctcgaaatttggcgatttttcaggggattttcagaggaagttttggggtaatgattcctaactcatttttgattgtattccattaatctatagttgttttctccatttaatttcggattgggtgttgaaaatttagggaaaagttgagaaaagttcttaggccgaattttgggattttgatcgagattttggtatcggatttgagtaatttttgtatgagtgaactcgtgagtgaatgggtgttcgtattttgtgattttacccgattctgagacgtgggcccggggagactttttggggcgattttctaatttcttgctttagttttgattttattaactagattagtttcttatagttatatttataatatgtaattgattttggctagatatgggccattcagagtcagatattCGTAGAAAAagcattgttacggattgatttgagcttggttcgaggtaagtggcttgctttaccttgtgtgggggaaatccccttaggatttggtgttgttatgatatgtgagcgccgtgtacgctaggtgacgagtgcgtacacgggctattcatggaaaaatctgattttttacTGAGTAATAGCCCGTTTTCATCTTATTTGAGTATACtagtatgtgtagttatcctgttagcctagaatagcatgtctagtgtcgtaattgcctatttgaactctttgcagcatgtttagtaagtcctgcttctttcttgacttgtacttagtctaaattgtaggtttcttgctgtaactgttatattcatttgtttaagttgcgtatttattttgagactatgaggcggttcctcgggagatctccttgcacttttattttgggactacgagatggtatctcgggagatcccatgcTGTTCATCCCTGTGTTCTgcgttgctactttgctatgttctctttatttaaattttagtctcttattatattgttatattctcttgcttatttattatataccggtgggcttgacctgacctcgtcactactcgaccgaggttaggcttggcacttactgggtaccaattgtggtgtactcatgctactcttctgcacatgtttttgtgtgcagatccagttacTTCTTACCAGCCGCATTATCAATGAGtcgagacagctttggagacttcaaggtacatcttccgcgtccgcagacctcggagtccctttctactcttccccatatcCATTATCATTtgtatttcttttgttagactctgatgtataaagataTTAGgttttcttctgtagtttgtgattcacgatattccAGGTTTTGGTAAACTGTGTACGTCTAGTAttttggttattgtatatgccgagcggcattatTATTAGTTATTCAATATCTAATGCAGTTAGCTGTTTAGTTTTGCTTCCATTATTGATATTTCTGcaatctgttaggcttacctagtcgtagagactaggtgccgtcatgacatgTCTCAGAGGgatatttgggtcgtgatagtgagatttacaccgatcaacGCAACATGAAGCATTTGTTcgagcagagggatctcaatttgaggcagcgcatgttgcttgagttactaaaagattatgatattaccatcttttatcatccgggcaaggcgaatgtggttgcggatgccttgagcagaaaggtggagagtatgggtagtttggcatttatttcagtagaggagaggccattagctttggacattcattccttggctaacagacttgtgaggttagatatttcagagtccaggcgagttcttgcatgcgtcgtcgcccagtcttcactattcgagtaGATCAAGGCTTACCAGTACAACGATCCGCACCttttggttctcagagagacggtactacagggggagtgccaaagaggttactatcggtgaggatggtgttctatgactccagggtcgtctatgtgtccctaatgttgatggattgagggaaaagattctagaggaggcacataatTTTCGGTATTCTATTcgtccaggtgctacgaagatgtatcgcgacctgaggcagcattattggtggtggtggatgaagaaggacatagttaagtatgtggcgaggtgcctaaattgccagcaggttaagtatgagcatcagaggccgggtggTCTACTCcaacagatggttatacctgagtggaaatgagagggcattactatggacttcgtagttaggttgccgcagaccttgaggaagtttgatgcagtttgggtcattgttgacaggttgaccaagttggcacacttcattccggttgtgaccacgtattcttcagagagattagcccagatttacattcaggagattgtcagGTTGCATGGTGTGACTgtttccattatatcagatagaggccctcagtttattttccatttttggagggcagtacagagtgagttggggacctggGTAGatctcagcacagcctttcatccgcagaccgatgggcagtcggagcggacgtttcaaatcttggaggaaatgttcagagcatgtgtgattgacttcgaaggcagtgggatcgattctttcctttggccgagttttcttacaataacagttatcagtccatcatcgagatggctccatttgtggctttgtatggtcggcgatgtcgttcgcccatcggatggtttgagcccggtgaggcttagttatatggtactgacttggtgaaggatgccttggaaaaggtaaagttgattcaggagcgacttcgcacagcacagtccagacagaagagttatgcggataagaaggcgcgtgatttatcatttatggtgggcgagaagattctcttgaaagtctcgccgatgaagggaatcatgaggttcaggaagaaaggcatgttgagcctaaggtttataggtccatttgaggtattgagacgagttggggaggttgcttatgagcttgctttccctcccagtctatcgggagttcatctggtcttccacgtgtctatgctccagaagtatcatgccgacaggtcacatgtgttagactacagcacggttcagctagatgagagcttgggttacgaggaggagccaattttcattgttgacaggcaggttcaccagttaaggtccaagaagatttctgcggtaaaagtttagtggaggggtcaaccagtcgaggaggcgacttgggagactgaggaggatatgcagagcagatatcaacacttattcggcactccaggtacgattctaggcccgttcgaggacgaacgtttgtttaagaggtggagaatgtaacgaactGATCATTTGTTTGTCTTTCTAGATCcctattcccctaaataagactccacatatgtgcttttactgttttaagacttgcagggatggttagcTCGAGATTTAgaagggttcggattgaaatcggaacacttagttccttattattggcttaaaagggttaagtttgacatGGGTCAACATTTGTCGTAAACAACCTCGAAACCGGGATTTGACtatcccaataggtttgtatgatgaatttagacttaggcgtatgttcggatacGGTTTTGGATGACTTGGGAGTGTTTCAGTGCtaaatattgaaagttggcacattgaaggttttttcaagttctttaaatttggtttgaagttggttttggtgttatcgaggtccatttgggattccgagcttgAGAATAGTTCCATATAGTGATTTAAGAGTTGCACggaaaatttggtgttattgcgagtagtttaagtatgattcggcacgTTCGTAgcgagttggaagaacttgaagttcataagttgattcgatttggtttggagtgtgattcttagttttggtgttgtttccTGTGTTTTGAGAGGTCGAGAAGGTCCGTCTTATgtttacgaacttgttggtatgtttgggcgaggCCCCGGGGGCCTTGTGTGCCATTAGGACGATGCGcagaccaagtttggacttaatAGAACtgttggtgcaccagttctggtgcgtCTACACCTGCGAGATCTTGGCCGCAAGTACGAGCTTTTGACAACAGAAGTGGCCTGCCGTGGACTTCCCAGTGATCGTAGAAGCGAGgaagggaccgcacctgcgaaggcgcaggggCGAGGCaggcgatcgcagaagcggtggaaggtcgcaggtgcgatgcgtacgctgcagaagcgggctcgcagaagcgagccgttATTTGCAGAAGCGAAGGAGGCAGACCTATGctgggtccgcacctgcgaggttttgtccgcagaagcagagccgcaggtgcgacagtgGCACTGCAAGTGCGAAAACCATtgggcagtgaggttcatttaagtcgggacttaggctatttttgaCTCAtctctttcatctcttgggcattttggagcttcttggagagggattttcacctagatATTGAacgtaagtaatt
It includes:
- the LOC138894085 gene encoding uncharacterized protein, whose amino-acid sequence is MKFQAHLILQRFVQFETYIRSSFRTLGYISKVLASLIYSIHAERVYQKGVMRFAKKGKLSPRFIGPFEVLRRVGEVAYEVALPPSLARVHPVFYVSKLWKYHGDPAHVLDFSLIQLDKDLSYVEEPVAILDRHVRKLRSKNIISVKAQWRG